Proteins from a single region of Streptomyces spectabilis:
- a CDS encoding rodlin, translated as MLKKVMAATAVTVGMAGAVAPAANAIGDDHGTTSKSGNGASEAFGNSATHGDMSLQGSIAQGTLNKPCIGLPVKVNAGAIVGIFVPVAVQDIPVLSAPQNQQCAENATQAKGDEPLSHILDDISALSGNGAGNG; from the coding sequence GTGCTGAAGAAGGTTATGGCGGCCACCGCGGTCACCGTAGGCATGGCCGGTGCGGTGGCGCCCGCCGCGAACGCCATCGGTGACGACCACGGCACCACCTCGAAGAGCGGCAACGGCGCGTCGGAGGCGTTCGGCAACTCCGCCACGCACGGCGACATGAGCCTGCAGGGCTCCATCGCCCAGGGCACCCTCAACAAGCCCTGCATCGGCCTGCCCGTCAAGGTGAACGCCGGGGCGATCGTGGGCATCTTCGTCCCGGTCGCGGTCCAGGACATCCCGGTCCTCTCCGCGCCGCAGAACCAGCAGTGCGCCGAGAACGCGACCCAGGCCAAGGGCGACGAGCCCCTGTCGCACATCCTGGACGACATCTCGGCCCTGTCCGGCAACGGCGCGGGCAACGGCTGA
- a CDS encoding EF-hand domain-containing protein yields the protein MSEKARKLFEALDLDHNGTLTREEVIIALRTKGPSLAASGDLPFWGLGDVDDSSALFDAADQNGDSVLTLEEFSAVVDRRFGWS from the coding sequence ATGAGTGAGAAGGCCCGGAAGCTGTTCGAGGCACTGGACCTCGATCACAACGGGACCCTGACCCGCGAGGAAGTGATCATCGCCTTGCGGACCAAGGGCCCGTCCCTGGCCGCCTCCGGGGACCTGCCCTTCTGGGGGCTCGGAGACGTCGACGACTCCTCGGCGCTGTTCGACGCCGCAGATCAGAACGGGGACTCGGTGCTGACCCTGGAGGAGTTCTCGGCGGTGGTGGACCGCCGCTTCGGCTGGAGCTGA
- a CDS encoding abortive phage infection protein has translation MRNEGMTRGRFLTGAAAAAGAAALAGPVLSGTPAAAAPQPGPERATARRGLTYRGVMYECADGDAPGIGWNRTRMRSDLRSIKRALHANSVVVYGTGVERMAATAAEAAEQGLHVWLQPRLADVPERQILDHLAETGRQAERLRRQGARVYLSVGCEFVLFVPGIVPGDDALERVENMLKGNWDPEKAQRKLDRLIPSAARTARRVFHGPVTYGAAHEDVVDWSLFDIVSVNYYSYFADPRGYFKELDPYRKWGKPVAITECGTCTFRGAPEAGGMGWNTIDYSKPKPEVRGDLRRSERTQARYLSQILGVFERMNLHAAMVYEFVSPQSPHRRERRYDLDMASYSLTKAIWKTEDAPTARWHWEPKESFHAVAEHFARAGRTA, from the coding sequence ATGCGCAACGAGGGCATGACCAGAGGGCGATTCCTCACCGGCGCGGCAGCGGCAGCGGGTGCCGCCGCGCTCGCCGGACCCGTCCTTTCCGGGACGCCGGCGGCCGCCGCGCCGCAGCCGGGCCCCGAGCGGGCCACCGCCCGGCGCGGACTGACGTACCGGGGCGTCATGTACGAGTGCGCGGACGGCGATGCGCCCGGCATCGGCTGGAACCGCACGCGGATGCGCTCCGACCTGCGCAGCATCAAGCGCGCGCTGCACGCGAACTCGGTCGTGGTCTACGGCACCGGGGTCGAGCGCATGGCCGCCACGGCCGCCGAGGCGGCCGAACAGGGGCTGCACGTCTGGCTCCAGCCGCGCCTGGCCGACGTTCCCGAACGGCAGATCCTCGACCATCTCGCCGAGACCGGCAGACAGGCCGAACGGCTGCGGCGCCAGGGCGCGCGCGTATACCTCAGCGTGGGCTGCGAGTTCGTCCTGTTCGTCCCCGGAATCGTGCCGGGGGACGACGCCCTGGAGCGGGTCGAGAACATGCTCAAGGGCAACTGGGACCCCGAGAAGGCGCAGCGCAAGCTGGACCGGCTCATCCCGTCGGCGGCACGGACCGCGCGACGCGTCTTCCACGGTCCTGTCACGTACGGGGCCGCGCACGAAGACGTCGTCGACTGGAGCCTGTTCGACATCGTCAGCGTCAACTACTACTCCTACTTCGCCGATCCGCGCGGCTACTTCAAGGAGCTTGACCCCTACCGGAAGTGGGGCAAGCCCGTGGCTATCACCGAGTGCGGCACGTGCACGTTCCGGGGCGCCCCCGAAGCGGGCGGCATGGGCTGGAACACCATCGACTACAGCAAGCCCAAGCCGGAGGTGCGCGGCGACCTCCGGCGCAGCGAACGCACCCAGGCCCGGTATCTGAGCCAGATCCTCGGCGTGTTCGAGCGGATGAACCTGCACGCGGCGATGGTGTACGAGTTCGTGTCCCCGCAGTCGCCCCACCGCCGCGAGCGGCGCTACGACCTGGACATGGCCAGCTACAGCCTCACCAAGGCCATCTGGAAGACCGAGGACGCCCCGACCGCGCGGTGGCACTGGGAGCCCAAGGAGTCCTTCCACGCGGTGGCCGAGCACTTCGCCCGGGCCGGCCGCACCGCCTGA
- a CDS encoding metallophosphoesterase family protein — translation MDRRSLLAASGGALATTAVAPHAYAAPAAHTERRRGRDVVRFNVISDIQGDLRDFGRALDDMAAVNPRSAGLAVAGDITPRGYDFEYAQVSAELRRHSHPRGVAWAIGNHEFYVPKWRDPDTLSQDTWPNGTTEDSLFRSFYRFAGRGAVHAETSFGGIPVLALGTERYAHFHDPKLWDEVWLSDAQFAWLEDRLWHWSRRRKPVMVITHHPLPNTVSGTRNKLYASDYLQADRLLGLLGRHPDVFLFSGHTHWDLDLSDWVVRRVVPGTANLNGFTVVNTGAIQTGYRDDGKGGEVAVEGSFNQGLQVEVHRDSVVIKARDFARRTWLKQITVPLSR, via the coding sequence ATGGACCGCAGATCCCTCCTCGCCGCGAGCGGCGGCGCCCTGGCGACCACCGCCGTCGCCCCGCACGCCTACGCCGCCCCCGCCGCGCACACCGAGCGCCGGCGCGGCCGGGACGTCGTACGGTTCAACGTCATCAGCGACATCCAGGGCGACCTGCGCGACTTCGGCCGGGCCCTGGACGACATGGCGGCCGTCAACCCGCGCAGCGCGGGCCTCGCCGTCGCGGGCGACATCACGCCGCGCGGCTACGACTTCGAGTACGCGCAGGTCAGCGCCGAACTCCGGCGGCACTCCCACCCGCGCGGCGTGGCCTGGGCGATCGGCAACCACGAGTTCTACGTGCCGAAGTGGCGCGACCCCGACACGCTGTCCCAGGACACCTGGCCCAACGGCACCACCGAGGACTCGCTCTTCCGCAGCTTCTACCGGTTCGCCGGGCGCGGCGCCGTGCACGCGGAGACCTCCTTCGGCGGCATCCCGGTGCTCGCCCTCGGCACCGAGCGGTACGCGCACTTCCACGACCCGAAGCTCTGGGACGAAGTGTGGCTGAGCGACGCGCAGTTCGCGTGGCTGGAGGACCGGCTCTGGCACTGGTCGCGCCGCCGCAAGCCGGTCATGGTCATCACGCACCATCCGCTGCCCAACACGGTCTCGGGCACCCGCAACAAGCTCTACGCGAGTGACTACCTCCAGGCCGACCGCCTCCTCGGCCTGCTCGGCCGCCACCCCGACGTGTTCCTCTTCTCCGGTCACACCCACTGGGACCTCGACCTATCCGACTGGGTGGTGCGCCGCGTCGTGCCCGGCACCGCCAACCTCAACGGGTTCACGGTGGTCAACACCGGAGCCATCCAGACCGGATACCGCGACGACGGCAAGGGCGGCGAGGTCGCCGTCGAGGGCTCCTTCAACCAGGGCCTCCAGGTCGAGGTCCACCGCGACTCCGTCGTCATCAAGGCACGCGACTTCGCCCGCAGGACCTGGCTGAAGCAGATCACGGTGCCACTGAGCCGCTGA
- a CDS encoding amidohydrolase family protein: MALVLRGTVVTCDSDHRILDPGAVYVGDDGRLAAVRPAGQAPPAGFSGAPVIDTGGLILPGLIDLHNHLLYNTLPLWEAVGVPYLHHDRWVGEKHPPDYSTSVTWPAKVLGQAAPEALIKYVEVKALVGGVTAIQGAPLSTRPVDGWLLRTIDNEKLPAGADMVMTAALQLDAEELREERAPKLDGTRLLIYHVAEGKPGSIVHREFDDLEPCLKPGLIGVHATALTAADFKKWQSAVTAVNAAEKATVVWSPFSNYWLYHATTDVVEADKKGLRIALGSDWSPSGTKNVLGELKVADAVNRHELGGRFTDRELCDMVTANPGDALATAWGPQVGRLERGSAADLLVLERHDPARDPYRNLIDATERHVRLVLVRGRPFYGTRALMTAAGATDTSALTVAGLSRRVAVRDPGRADATLDWPGVKRALEKVRDDPVAAWRAAQDALADWGGPLDDPDAPLALFGDMPEGDTGAFAAAGEVPLDLVIPRLDPLAPDAAYFAAVARSGVPQLQHLAGYYP, translated from the coding sequence ATGGCGCTCGTGCTGCGCGGCACGGTGGTCACCTGCGACAGCGACCACCGGATCCTCGACCCGGGCGCCGTGTACGTCGGCGACGACGGCCGCCTGGCCGCGGTGCGCCCGGCCGGGCAGGCACCGCCCGCGGGCTTCTCCGGCGCGCCGGTCATCGACACGGGCGGGCTGATCCTGCCGGGCCTGATCGACCTGCACAACCACCTCCTCTACAACACGCTGCCGCTGTGGGAGGCCGTCGGCGTTCCCTATCTGCACCACGACCGCTGGGTCGGCGAGAAGCACCCGCCCGACTACTCGACGTCGGTCACCTGGCCCGCCAAGGTCCTCGGCCAGGCGGCGCCCGAGGCGCTGATCAAGTACGTCGAGGTGAAGGCGCTGGTCGGCGGGGTCACGGCCATCCAGGGCGCACCCCTTTCGACGCGCCCCGTCGACGGCTGGCTGCTGCGGACGATCGACAACGAGAAGCTGCCCGCGGGCGCCGACATGGTGATGACCGCCGCGCTCCAGCTCGACGCCGAGGAGCTGCGCGAGGAGCGGGCACCGAAGCTCGACGGCACGCGGCTGCTGATCTACCACGTCGCCGAGGGCAAGCCGGGATCGATCGTGCACCGCGAGTTCGACGACCTCGAACCGTGTCTGAAGCCGGGCCTGATCGGCGTGCACGCCACCGCCCTGACGGCGGCCGACTTCAAGAAGTGGCAGAGCGCGGTGACCGCGGTCAACGCCGCGGAGAAGGCCACCGTCGTGTGGTCGCCGTTCTCCAACTACTGGCTGTACCACGCCACGACGGACGTGGTGGAGGCCGACAAGAAGGGGCTGCGCATCGCGCTCGGCTCCGACTGGTCGCCCTCGGGCACCAAGAACGTGCTCGGCGAACTCAAGGTCGCCGACGCCGTCAACCGCCACGAGCTCGGCGGCCGCTTCACCGACCGCGAGCTGTGCGACATGGTGACCGCGAACCCCGGCGACGCCCTCGCGACCGCCTGGGGGCCGCAGGTGGGCCGCCTGGAGCGCGGCAGCGCCGCGGATCTGCTCGTCCTCGAACGCCACGACCCGGCGCGGGACCCGTACCGCAACCTGATCGACGCGACCGAGCGCCATGTGCGCCTGGTGCTGGTGCGCGGCCGCCCCTTCTACGGCACGCGGGCGCTGATGACCGCCGCCGGGGCGACGGACACCAGCGCGCTCACGGTGGCCGGGCTCTCCCGGCGGGTGGCGGTGCGCGATCCCGGCCGGGCCGACGCCACGCTCGACTGGCCCGGGGTCAAGCGGGCCCTGGAGAAGGTCCGCGACGACCCGGTGGCCGCCTGGCGCGCCGCGCAGGACGCGCTCGCGGACTGGGGCGGTCCGCTCGACGACCCCGACGCACCGCTCGCCCTGTTCGGCGACATGCCGGAGGGCGACACGGGCGCCTTCGCCGCCGCGGGCGAGGTCCCGCTCGACCTGGTCATCCCGCGCCTCGACCCGCTGGCCCCCGACGCCGCCTACTTCGCCGCGGTCGCGCGCAGCGGTGTGCCGCAACTCCAGCACCTCGCGGGCTACTACCCATGA
- a CDS encoding S41 family peptidase translates to MRRTIAEPDRTLPDSVGLEEFMRRVEADPLPLADRYRLVAAARVLLEELYVHLPLKRAMHATDPVQRLRLLERRLAPLSELQFHAELTDVFRGLRDLHTGYQLPDPYRGHVATLGFLVERYADPDGTPHHVVSKIDPSLVHAGFDVGAELEAWNGVPIERAIERNAAAQAGSNLDARLARGLESLTLRPLRTGPPPDEHRVLLAYRTAGGRRRETRVPWRVRAVERHAGRAQDPVPTLATSLGIDVGSEAARQVKRALFAPPQARRSAARALRSVLHYRTVRVRGRSYGYLRIYSFNVSGARPFAEQVARIAAGAPAGGLIVDIRGNPGGHVPAAESALQVLSPHPVTPVSFSLSTTRAALALARANPGFRVWTHSIRAAVETGEVYSQAFPLTDPEAVTAGLARHTGPKVLVTDALSYSAADIFAAGFQDNGLGPVLGTARRTGAGGANVWTHELLRVWLPEILGELPRGAGFRVALRRATRARGNVDVPLEDLGVEADELHRLTERDVTGHNQDLLAAAAALLA, encoded by the coding sequence ATGAGGCGGACGATCGCGGAACCGGACCGGACCCTGCCGGACTCGGTCGGCCTCGAGGAGTTCATGCGGCGGGTGGAAGCCGACCCGCTGCCGCTCGCGGACCGCTACCGGCTGGTGGCCGCCGCCCGTGTGCTGCTCGAAGAGCTGTACGTGCACCTTCCGCTCAAGCGGGCGATGCACGCCACGGACCCGGTGCAGCGGCTCCGCCTCCTGGAGCGCCGCCTCGCACCCCTCAGCGAGCTGCAGTTCCACGCCGAACTCACGGACGTCTTCCGGGGGTTGCGCGATCTGCACACCGGCTACCAGCTGCCGGACCCCTACCGGGGCCATGTGGCCACGCTCGGCTTCCTCGTCGAGCGCTACGCCGACCCCGACGGCACGCCCCACCACGTCGTCTCCAAGATCGACCCGTCGCTCGTGCACGCGGGGTTCGACGTCGGCGCCGAGCTCGAGGCCTGGAACGGGGTGCCGATCGAGCGCGCCATCGAGCGCAACGCGGCCGCGCAGGCGGGCTCCAACCTCGACGCACGCCTGGCCCGCGGCCTGGAGTCGCTGACGCTGCGCCCGCTGCGGACCGGTCCCCCGCCCGACGAGCACCGCGTGCTCCTGGCCTACCGCACCGCCGGGGGCCGCCGCCGCGAGACGCGCGTGCCGTGGCGGGTGCGCGCCGTCGAGCGGCACGCGGGGCGCGCCCAGGACCCCGTGCCGACGCTCGCCACGAGCCTCGGCATCGACGTCGGCAGCGAGGCCGCGCGCCAGGTCAAGCGCGCGCTGTTCGCACCGCCGCAGGCGCGGCGCTCGGCCGCGCGGGCCCTGCGCAGCGTCCTGCACTACCGGACGGTGCGCGTCCGCGGCCGCTCGTACGGGTATCTGCGGATCTACTCGTTCAACGTCTCGGGGGCGCGGCCGTTCGCCGAGCAGGTGGCTCGGATCGCGGCAGGCGCCCCGGCGGGCGGCCTGATCGTGGACATCCGCGGCAACCCGGGAGGCCATGTCCCGGCCGCGGAGTCCGCCTTGCAGGTGCTGAGCCCGCACCCCGTGACCCCGGTGAGCTTCTCGCTCTCCACGACGCGGGCCGCGCTCGCCCTCGCCCGGGCCAACCCGGGGTTCCGCGTCTGGACGCATTCGATCCGTGCCGCCGTGGAGACGGGCGAGGTGTACTCGCAGGCCTTCCCGCTCACCGACCCCGAAGCGGTCACCGCCGGGCTCGCGCGCCACACCGGCCCCAAGGTCCTGGTCACCGACGCGCTGTCGTACTCGGCGGCCGACATCTTCGCCGCCGGGTTCCAGGACAACGGCCTCGGTCCCGTCCTCGGCACCGCCCGGCGCACCGGCGCCGGCGGCGCCAACGTGTGGACGCACGAGTTGCTGCGCGTGTGGCTGCCCGAGATCCTCGGCGAGCTGCCGCGTGGCGCCGGGTTCCGGGTCGCGCTGCGGCGGGCCACGCGAGCCCGCGGCAACGTCGACGTACCGCTCGAGGACCTCGGGGTCGAGGCGGACGAACTGCACCGGCTCACCGAGCGGGACGTCACCGGGCACAACCAGGACCTCCTGGCGGCGGCCGCCGCGCTGCTCGCCTGA
- a CDS encoding Lrp/AsnC family transcriptional regulator — MDALDRKILTELQQDGRLTVTELAARVKLSVSPCHRRVRDLEKSGAIRGYRAVVDPPALGLNFEALVFVTLRWEDSDTVTAFEEGVADVPHVIQAQRLFGEPDYLLRVATADLAAYQQLYDQRLATLPGVQRLTSTLVMKHVVDDRPLPQ; from the coding sequence ATGGACGCCCTTGACCGGAAGATTCTTACTGAGCTGCAGCAGGACGGCCGTCTGACGGTGACGGAGCTGGCCGCCCGCGTGAAGCTGAGCGTCTCGCCCTGCCACCGGCGCGTGCGTGACCTGGAGAAGTCCGGGGCGATCCGCGGCTATCGGGCCGTGGTCGACCCGCCCGCCCTCGGCCTGAACTTCGAAGCGCTGGTGTTCGTCACCCTGCGCTGGGAGGACAGCGACACGGTCACCGCGTTCGAGGAGGGCGTGGCCGACGTCCCGCACGTGATCCAGGCCCAGCGCCTGTTCGGCGAACCCGACTACCTGCTGCGCGTCGCCACCGCCGATCTGGCCGCCTACCAGCAGCTCTACGACCAGCGGCTCGCCACCCTGCCGGGTGTCCAGCGCCTGACTTCGACGCTCGTCATGAAGCACGTGGTCGACGACCGTCCGCTGCCGCAGTAG
- a CDS encoding LysE family translocator: MDTGTVAAFLAVDLLLVCTPGADWAYAISAGLRERSVVPAVAGLVAGYAGYTLLAVAGLVVIVASSGALLTALTVLGACYLIWLGWGVLARPAGPQAATEALADSRWQIAWKGVGTSGLNPKALLLYFSLFPQFIHPGAGWPVAVQSGLLGTLHMASCAVVYLGVGVLAGAVLKARPAAARVVTRTSGAMMIGIGALLLVERLAA, translated from the coding sequence ATGGACACGGGCACGGTGGCGGCCTTCCTCGCGGTGGACCTGCTGTTGGTGTGCACACCCGGCGCGGACTGGGCGTACGCGATTTCCGCGGGGCTGCGGGAGCGGTCGGTGGTCCCCGCGGTGGCCGGTCTGGTGGCCGGGTACGCCGGATACACCTTGCTCGCGGTGGCGGGCCTGGTCGTGATCGTCGCGAGCTCCGGCGCACTGCTGACGGCCCTGACCGTCCTCGGCGCCTGCTACCTCATATGGCTCGGCTGGGGCGTCCTGGCACGACCGGCGGGTCCGCAGGCGGCCACCGAGGCCCTGGCGGACTCCCGCTGGCAGATCGCGTGGAAGGGGGTCGGCACGAGTGGTCTCAACCCCAAGGCGCTACTGCTGTACTTCTCACTGTTCCCGCAGTTCATCCACCCGGGCGCGGGCTGGCCCGTCGCGGTCCAGAGCGGGCTGCTCGGCACACTGCACATGGCCAGTTGCGCGGTGGTCTACCTCGGCGTCGGCGTCCTCGCCGGTGCCGTCCTGAAGGCACGGCCCGCGGCGGCCCGGGTGGTGACCCGGACCAGCGGGGCGATGATGATCGGCATCGGCGCGCTCCTCCTCGTGGAACGCCTCGCCGCGTGA
- a CDS encoding winged helix-turn-helix transcriptional regulator, with protein sequence MGTKRYQQMCAVAAALDIVGERWTLLIIRDLVTGPKRYNQLLGETLVGIGPNLLASRLQMLTDEGLVEREPVPGDGRGVEYRLTESGKALKPVILGLASWGLSHITSYQPADLVRAEWGVLAVEAMVAAGPAPEADEAYEFHIGDQAFFVLCENGTATVVEGSAPSESALVVASDPETFIRVGTEQISPLDAVLSGKMSISGDSMALSRCLRLLGLSLNTDEDKPPTDKGLVEAAP encoded by the coding sequence ATGGGAACGAAGCGATACCAGCAGATGTGTGCTGTCGCGGCAGCGCTCGACATCGTCGGGGAGCGCTGGACCCTGCTCATCATTCGTGACTTGGTCACCGGGCCGAAGCGGTACAACCAGCTCCTCGGAGAGACCCTGGTCGGCATCGGACCGAACCTCCTCGCCTCGCGCCTGCAAATGCTGACCGATGAGGGATTGGTCGAAAGGGAGCCCGTTCCTGGCGACGGCCGTGGAGTCGAGTACCGGCTGACCGAAAGCGGTAAGGCACTCAAGCCAGTCATCCTCGGCTTGGCTTCATGGGGCCTGTCGCACATCACCTCGTATCAGCCCGCTGATCTGGTGCGTGCCGAGTGGGGCGTGCTGGCGGTGGAGGCGATGGTTGCGGCCGGGCCCGCACCAGAGGCTGATGAAGCCTATGAGTTCCACATCGGGGACCAGGCCTTCTTCGTGTTGTGCGAGAACGGCACCGCCACCGTCGTTGAAGGGTCCGCCCCGTCGGAGTCGGCGCTGGTCGTCGCCTCCGATCCTGAAACGTTCATCCGGGTCGGGACCGAACAGATCAGCCCGCTCGACGCGGTGCTGTCCGGGAAGATGTCGATCAGCGGCGACTCGATGGCGCTGTCGCGCTGTCTGAGACTTCTGGGCCTCAGTCTCAACACGGACGAGGACAAGCCGCCGACGGACAAGGGCCTGGTTGAGGCGGCGCCCTAG
- a CDS encoding amidase family protein → MSDQPTDPSAGTSTAERAQIASAADVRRHVTRLDAALGFMATTLPPVRPRSAAPFAGEPLLVKDLDLKLAGAPLWRGNHALHEHGAVSRHDDALGRRLREFGFDIVGRTKSAEFGLAVTTEPLAYGPVRNPWDHDRSAGGSSGGSACAVAARAVRVAHGTDLGGSLRIPAAHCGVFALKPGLVRPATTPTFAAWNQHGFLASKVCDLRRMLSVLGRDETSDASRFGTTGPTRRVRVGVLASAVSSAVELGGGTVEAVERVADKLSDLGHDVLPAHPGALEQFDQFTMKTTPMLAGWLAKEVSDAANDLGRPLTETDMEPGTAQMLAMAALATPEAVSDTTKWLRRLVTDLTAWWDQFDILLSPTVPIQAPRLGWMSDPATAMRRTFGMMQYTAMFNASGHPAVNVPYVGPGGLPCGAQLVGTHGSEAHLLDLAEQLIPGEAPTPPLS, encoded by the coding sequence GTGAGTGACCAGCCGACCGACCCGAGCGCAGGCACGTCTACTGCCGAGCGGGCGCAGATTGCTTCAGCTGCGGATGTCCGCCGACACGTCACCCGTCTTGACGCGGCTCTGGGGTTCATGGCGACGACGCTGCCGCCCGTGCGACCCCGGTCGGCAGCGCCTTTCGCAGGCGAGCCGCTGCTGGTCAAGGACCTTGACCTCAAGCTGGCCGGTGCGCCGTTGTGGCGCGGGAACCACGCTTTGCACGAGCACGGCGCCGTCTCGCGCCATGACGACGCTCTGGGACGGCGTCTGCGGGAGTTCGGGTTCGACATCGTCGGGCGGACCAAGTCCGCCGAATTCGGGCTGGCGGTGACTACCGAGCCGCTTGCCTACGGTCCGGTACGCAATCCGTGGGATCACGACCGCAGCGCCGGAGGGTCATCCGGCGGCTCAGCGTGCGCGGTGGCGGCAAGGGCGGTGCGGGTGGCCCATGGGACGGACTTGGGTGGGTCTCTACGCATTCCGGCGGCGCATTGTGGAGTCTTCGCATTGAAGCCCGGTCTCGTCCGGCCTGCGACGACGCCGACGTTCGCGGCTTGGAACCAGCACGGGTTCCTGGCTAGCAAGGTCTGTGACCTGCGCCGAATGCTCTCGGTGTTGGGCCGCGACGAGACGTCTGACGCCAGCCGTTTCGGTACGACCGGTCCGACTCGGCGAGTCCGAGTCGGTGTACTCGCATCCGCTGTGAGTTCCGCGGTCGAACTCGGCGGCGGCACCGTCGAGGCTGTCGAGCGGGTGGCGGACAAGCTCAGCGACCTGGGGCATGATGTGCTCCCGGCTCACCCCGGAGCTCTTGAGCAGTTCGATCAGTTCACGATGAAGACCACTCCTATGCTTGCCGGTTGGCTGGCGAAGGAGGTGTCTGACGCGGCGAACGATCTCGGCCGACCGCTGACCGAAACCGATATGGAGCCCGGAACCGCCCAGATGCTGGCCATGGCAGCCCTGGCGACGCCCGAAGCCGTCAGCGATACGACGAAGTGGCTGCGCCGGCTTGTCACGGATCTCACGGCATGGTGGGACCAGTTCGACATCCTGTTGAGTCCCACGGTGCCCATTCAGGCACCGCGGCTCGGGTGGATGAGCGATCCCGCCACTGCGATGCGTCGCACCTTCGGGATGATGCAGTACACCGCGATGTTCAACGCGAGCGGACATCCGGCCGTCAACGTTCCCTACGTTGGGCCGGGAGGCCTGCCGTGCGGAGCGCAGCTCGTCGGGACGCACGGATCCGAGGCGCACCTACTGGACCTTGCCGAACAGCTGATCCCCGGAGAGGCGCCGACGCCGCCGCTCTCATAA
- a CDS encoding aminotransferase class V-fold PLP-dependent enzyme — protein sequence MQKHTDLTMRESTASSESTSDRPTDHRGEAPTDDIDWAEVRANFNLQPGWADFTSFMLSSHPKPVREAIADLARRIDARPEWAELAALEPGEANMIFQVKSAVAGYVGAKPDEFALVQSTTAGLGVLYAGLQLHPGDEILLSEHDHYSHHEAARRKAEKCGAAVRFVSLYEDGAAVTADELVDRVTGALTARTRVIGLSWVYSGSGVRMPLRKAAAAIRSWYGARPNPLIVVDGVHGCGVLDEPLDGLGVDFFASGIHKWLHGPRGTGFIWGENASWRYVEPTIPTFELDADVFGTWVSRGHLPPTRASFVSPGGFVAYEYLYAVPAAIDFLTSIGKTEICRRVLSLNTRLREGLAALPRVRLITPLPEQMSAGIVCFEVHGLDPREVVAGLATRHIRSATTPYPRSYARLAATIENSEADVDNAVNAVSRL from the coding sequence ATGCAGAAGCACACCGACCTCACGATGCGGGAGAGCACGGCATCATCGGAGTCAACCTCTGACCGCCCAACCGATCATCGAGGGGAAGCCCCAACCGATGACATCGATTGGGCGGAGGTGCGGGCGAACTTCAATCTCCAACCGGGCTGGGCCGACTTCACCTCGTTCATGTTGTCCTCGCATCCAAAACCGGTTCGCGAGGCGATCGCAGACCTGGCCCGTCGCATCGACGCACGACCGGAGTGGGCCGAACTCGCCGCACTGGAACCAGGCGAAGCGAACATGATCTTCCAGGTGAAGTCCGCGGTCGCCGGTTACGTGGGGGCCAAGCCGGACGAATTCGCGCTCGTTCAGAGCACGACGGCCGGATTGGGCGTGCTGTACGCCGGCCTGCAACTCCACCCGGGCGATGAGATCCTGCTCTCCGAGCACGACCACTACTCTCATCACGAGGCAGCCCGGCGCAAGGCCGAAAAGTGCGGTGCCGCCGTGCGATTCGTGTCGCTGTACGAGGACGGTGCGGCGGTGACAGCGGACGAACTGGTCGATCGCGTGACCGGCGCGCTCACCGCTCGCACCCGCGTCATCGGATTGAGCTGGGTGTACTCCGGCAGCGGCGTGCGGATGCCCCTACGCAAGGCGGCAGCTGCGATCCGCTCCTGGTACGGGGCGCGCCCGAACCCGTTGATCGTGGTCGACGGCGTGCACGGCTGCGGGGTCCTCGATGAGCCGCTCGACGGGTTGGGCGTGGACTTCTTCGCGTCGGGAATCCACAAATGGCTGCATGGCCCCCGGGGCACAGGCTTCATCTGGGGTGAAAATGCCAGCTGGCGGTATGTCGAACCGACGATTCCCACCTTCGAACTCGACGCGGACGTGTTCGGGACCTGGGTCAGCCGAGGACACCTGCCGCCGACACGAGCCTCGTTCGTCTCCCCCGGCGGCTTTGTCGCCTACGAGTACCTGTACGCCGTTCCCGCGGCGATCGACTTCCTGACAAGCATCGGGAAGACCGAGATCTGCCGACGCGTACTCAGCCTGAACACGCGGCTCCGGGAAGGGCTCGCCGCTCTCCCCCGAGTTCGCCTGATCACCCCCCTGCCGGAGCAGATGAGTGCAGGCATCGTGTGCTTCGAGGTCCACGGGCTCGACCCCCGTGAAGTCGTGGCCGGGCTGGCGACACGGCACATCCGATCGGCCACCACTCCGTACCCGAGGTCATACGCCCGGCTCGCCGCCACCATCGAGAACTCCGAAGCCGACGTCGACAACGCGGTCAACGCGGTCTCAAGGCTGTGA